The region ATGCTTTCTATCCCTTTCTAATTCCTCGTTGAATTGCTTTCATTATTTTTCTAACCTAACATTCCAATTGGTTGCTTGGCTACctcaaaattgatgaaaaaataaaCTTTCAAAGAAACTTAAGGTAATCCTAAATCTTATATCACAAATTGTTTTATACTATTTCCTATTTTCATGTGAGGTAAAATGAATTCAACAATATTTGCCCATGTATgtacattttaattattaattattttttaaaaatatgttttcatttttgttGGCGTCGTCTACCTTATGGTATCAAATATACCCAATGCAAAGACTACAAGAAATTCTCCTACGAACGATTGGCACAACATAGTTCTTCTTTGCTTGATTGAAATCTGGATTTTCCAAGGAGATTGTTGAAATGAGAGGGCCATGGGCTCCTCTGTCAGGGTTTGCTCGAGTTCCTTTGCCAGCCCAGTAGAAACGAACCATTCGTTACACTAACATTATATGATTTTGGATTATGGGACAAGAGCCGCTTTAGCTTCAGCTTCTATATTGAAATATTGCTCCATAACCTCATCCTGCCAGTGCCAGTGCCAGTGCCAGTGCTAGTGCCAGTGCCACATTGTTGTTGAAAAGCTATTAACACAAACAGTTTTGATATTTTACCTGAATATAGATATCAAACAATCACCTTCCAAGGCTTGCATAGCTTGAGAACTGAATCTCAGCAAAATGTAGCGTCACATTGTAGTTCCCATTCTCCAAACAATAGTGATAGTAAGTAAGCGAGAGCGGAGGCAGACGTGCTGTAGGGTATAATTCAGAGAGGTTTGTTGACTGGACAGCTTTAGTAAAGCGTGATTGAGTTTAGTTCATCACCATGTCTCTAAAATCTTTGGTGCTAGTAGATCCCTAGTTATCACCATTTCGACCGTGTATACTGCTCCACTTTCCTCTGATGTAAGCCTTGTGGTACAGTTTATTGTTAGGCTTGTTTATGGTCTTGAGCAAATTTGCATAAAACTCATACACAACATCCTTCACTTAAGGTTGAACATAAGTCACTAACTGCAGCAGATCATTCTTCTCAAGAACGACATCGATTCCTCTAACGCCAAAGCTTCGCTCATCGATGCTCAGTTCTTCAGTTAAGTTCTTTATGGCCAACAACAAATACCTGTTTGGTTCTTCTTGAGGAAGGCATCTTCTTCTTTATATAGAGAATGTACGGGCTATGCATTTTGCTTCTCTGAAGCCTTCTTTGCTTTGGGTGAGAGTGGAATGTTAAGCCTTTTTGTACAAGCCATGCCTCCAAGGTAAAGCTTTTTCAAAGGAATATCATCAGACTGTGTCTCACATGATGATTCAGATACCAGGCTCGATCTTCTTTCCGGGGCAAAAGGATCTTTCCCTTTGTCAAGAGCTGCTCTAATTTTTGCAGCTTTATGGCTATGTTCGATCTCCTTGTGAGCTAGAAGGCATTTAATCTTACAAGGCTGAGACCTGTGTCAGACTATCTAATCGTATTTTAGTGTTTCTGAAAAAGTAATTCTAGGAAGTTGCTTTGTATATACAAAAGTTGGAAATCGGATTCTGCGCTTCCCAATCTACTTCTCGGATGCAACTGAACAAAATGCAAAAGCACGTCTTTTAGAATACCGTCATACTAGAGGAAAGTTCCTATGTGGTAACACTGAACTTCCATGAAAATAGTTCAATCTTGGACAAAACACATTGTTGTGCAAACTGTATTTATATGGAAATTATAAAATGCTGCAAAGCTTTGATTACAGCACAACactaaaagggaaaaaaacagACATTTGCTCTGCTCTGAAGCACAAATAAAAAACACTCCTTTTTAATCTATTGAGAAGCCATTTGTTTAACTTCTCAATTCTTACTCTTTTTCATGTCTTCTATTCTACCtactataatattatatataaaaactaatGAAGTAGAGGGGAATGAGGATGAGCTCTTCTTTTTAATTTGTCTCTTCACTCCTTTCTCCTCCTATCTTCATTGTTATTTATACCTAATATATCACCTACAACCCTAATCAACAAGTAAAGTTGGATATCCccaaacaagagaaagaaaacccttttttttttctttttggatagGTATTCGGTATACTGCACAACTCTAAGCACCACAATAACCCAGAAAATAGAGTGGATTTTTTAACTCTGCTATAGCATTGTTGTTAGTCCTTTCATTCTTAAGCCAAATTGTAGCTTGAAACCGAGACATCAGCAGGAGAAGTAGAATGGATGTATACAAACTCAATACTCTTTCCAGCAGGTAGAGAGTTGAGCCATGTTGGGAAACCATAAGAATTGCCAGACTTGGAGAGACCCCATAGAGGACCATAAAGCTTTGATATAGAAAGCTTGAGATCCTTCAGTGTCTTGTAAGACTTGTTGGTCACTATTGTGGAATACCTGTAGTAGGTTTTTCCCTTGGCATTCCAGGAAGTTGTCATCTTCTGCTCTATGGTAATTGGATTAGACGATGTAGCTgccaaataaacaaaaaattccCCCACTATCAGATCTTGAAATTTAATAGCTACTATAATGAGAAACAGAACCAAACGTTCCTTCATCAATAACAGGTTGTGTCCTAATTCCTAAGAGTAGGACCAACAATGTTTATGgggaaatcatttaaaagagaaGCAAAGAATATACCAGGGGTTGGAGTGAATTTGGGTTTTGGCGCCGGCTTTGGTTTGGCAACAACAGGATTAGGAGCTGGGACAACCACTGCATGAAAAGCCAATGTCATGATCATCATGATTGATGGAATTAGCGAGAGTTAGAATAAAAAGTTGTAACCATATAACTTCAACAGGGAGATAAATGCTTTTACATACCAGGAAGGAGCTGATTATAACCGCCATGACCACCACCAAGTCTAGCCAATATGCCAAGAAGAGGAGCATTGTTGTAGGTAGCAGGCTCTGTTTGCTCATAATTGTCCCTTTCATCGGCAAAGTTATCATAGGCATCAGGTCCTCCGACAATAGCACCGGTAAGGACATTAGGATCACTTGCTTTCCTTGAATACCAAGTGGCATAGCCTTGTCGGCACGCAACGAATTTAGGGTCAACCTTGAACGAAATAATTGAAGAAGCTCGGTGGTGAACTTGTCGTGGGAAATTGTTCCCATAACCAACCATGTAACTTGTTGCTCTTGGATTGTCTCCAAGAATGTAATCCACCTGATAATTCAACATTGCAAAAACATCAGAAATTTTGTTATAAAGGTTGAATTTGTCAGTGGTCATCATTCAATAATACTTGAATACATGAAGAGAAGAGTGATCACTTGAGATTTTGCAAAAGAAAGAAGCTCGGATGGTGCAACATTGACAGCAGCACACTTCAAGCTTCCCCTAGAGGACGCGAGATAGTCAGAGTACACGGTGGCCAAGAACGAAGCACTAGTCACGAACTGCATATTATTCCACCTCTGTCGGAAAATCAAACCCCCGGGAGTCTTCTGAATATTACGGCCACCCTTCCCGATCAATGAGCACATGAAGTACTCTGCCTTTTGGTGGTACCTCTCAAACACCGGTGCATGGAGTCCAGCTTTGCCTTGCATTAAGAACTACAGGGAAACGAAAACTACTAGGTTAAATTTTGAAGCTTGAAGAAACCAATAAGTACTAGATTCAGATATTGAAAATAATACCTTGGCGACAAGGGTCTGAACCCCAGCGTACTTGACGTCCCAACCGAACTCAGTCATGGCCCAACCTGTTCCACCCATAGAATCACCATTTTTGCCAAGATAGTTCAAGTAGTACTCATTGTTACTAGCTTGGTACAGCCACGCAGCGGCCCACAACAACTCGTCCTACACGATAACATTCCAACTTAATTAATAAACCGTACCAGTAAACATGCTATTTTCTGCCATTAAAACTATAAATTGCTCAAATTGATTGCTttgataaaatttagaaaaacttaCATTGTAGCCACTGATGGATCGGTAGTATTTTTGGGCAACTGTGATGCTGCTGTCGTATTTACCTCTGTATTTATCAGCAAATTCGAATAgctgaaaacaaaaacaaaacttaaaattaattatattgtaaaatttattgaaatttttgttgaagagAATGGATAGGGTAGGTGAAGCAATTTGAGGAAAGAGGCAAGGGTAATTTGGGGATGTAAGTTAAACTGGAGGAGCACCGACAGGGTTGGCACGTGAGAAACGAAATGACTGGGTATAAATGGACGGTTAAGATCTGCTTGTACGAGAGATCTGTACGGTCATAAAAGATTAATTACCCGTGATGGATGGGGCAAAAGCAAAGCTAAGCGTTCTCATCACAAGGAGTCATAAAATTAGAACATCAATCCACTGGAGTCAATCCGTTccattagaaaaaaatattattttatttttatataaacttttaaaagcttaatatagaaaataataaatatttatttgattttaaaaaaataaaaaataaaaaatttaattaaagccAAATTTATAGAGATGATAATGATATAGAATCTAACTATACCCACCCCTTCCACCCATGATCAATTTAGAACCATTAACAAGAATCTAGCGAACGACACCGTTTCACCCAAAATATAGCTACTACAAGGGTTAAAAGGTTTTTATTTTTCCTGGCTCAAAAACAGTGGTAGTATTTTGGTGGAAGAAAGAAGTAGACAGAGGTGGttgtttttattaaatgaaaactaGGGTTGGGCCCCCCAAGTTGCGAAATTGAGGCCGACAAAAGAGTGCGCAATAACAACCATTTTTTCCATCATCTTCTGATAAAAAAAGGTATAGAGTGTAAGCTAACAGGCATCGGCGGATCCAATGGTCCCAGCAACGCGAGAAGACACAGACTGCGTAAATGTATACCTGGTGGGCATGGCGAAGAAGCTCGGTGGAATATGCAGGGTTGGAACGGCGGAAGACGATTGAGGCGGCAGCCATGGCGGCGGCAGTTTCACCTGCCAGATCCGACCCAGGGTTGCTTGGGTCTATCTTGTAAGCATGACGGTTTGTGGTCATATCCTCTGGTCTTTGCCAACAGTAGTGGTCACTGTTACCATCGCCCACCTAAAATGGATCTcaccaaaattaattattttttaattgagtcCTTTTGAGTTTTAGCAGTATTAAATTCAAACTAATATTTTATTAGTAGCCAAGTGTTGCTATCAAGTATGAGATTTGAAAAAGGGATTTGGACATATTAGTGACAAAATAATGGAGTGTTAAGAATGGGAAGAAACACGAGGGAAGAAGGTCGGGAAGAGTACCTCTCCATAAAGGACATAAGGTTCGGGATGAGCTTTAATGAGGTAGTCAGTGCCTCACTTGACTGCTTCCATCGCATGGCCGAGCTCTCCATTGGCACCCATTTGTTTCCCGTACTCTATAATACTCCAGGACATCATTGTTATGGTGAATGCCATGGGCAGTCCGAACTTCACATTGTCCCCTGCATCGTAGTACCCTCCAACCAGATCCACCTTGAGAATTTGGGAAAACAACTTCAACCATAAATACCATAATTTTCGATTCTAAATGAAGCAAGTCAAAGAACAAAAGTGACGTTTTGACCGAGAAAACAAGTTCAAGTTGAGAGTGGAACTTTAACTTACCCCACTGGCCTTGCCGTCATTCAAGCCGGAATTGGCTCTCCACGTAACTCTCTGGTTATGAGGAAGGTAACCAGATCTCTGAGCTTCAAAGAACAGAATGCTCTTGCTCAGAGCTTGGTTATAGTCATGTCCAGCAAAAGCAGAAGGAAGAAAAAGCAGCAGAAGTAAAGGAGTCATTTCAATCAGCCTCATCAACTTCTCCATGTACATTCAAACTTATCAAAAGACACAATTCAAGTTTCAAGTTGAAACAAAAACAGATCTCTTTCTGCAGAGTGGGGTTTCCTTCAAGTTTCTAAAACTAAAAAGAGAAACCCATTTGGTATCGAACACAAAAAATGCAGTGGGATTGGGAATTGGAgagaaaggtaaaaaaaaatggaATGAGTTAAAAGAGGTGATAGAAATGAAAGTGAGGAGAGAAAGAGCAGTGGGATTGGGAATTGGAAGAGGAGCTGAAGCCTCTATATATTGTGGAGTGGAGGGAAGGAAGAGCAAGAGAGGTTAAAAATTGGTATTGAAagtagtttttaataataattggaGGAGAGGgaaagggaaagaacaaagtcaTGTGGGTGTCCCTGGCGCTTTTAGTCTTTCACTGGGTAGAGTCGGTGCGGATTTAATGGTTCTTTTTGGCAGGGAAACTGCTGCTAAacatgattaaaattaatttctgATTTTTACTCTTCTGTAGAATTTCTTTTTATGCCTTCTCCACTCCACTAAACTTACATTGTTTGTAACTTGGGAATAATGCCCCTGAAATTAAGGCATGAAGTTTATTACGACTCCATTAAATCTCTGTTGGGCACCGCATGTGGGAGGGTACCCTGTCCTGGGTCACAAATGGTGGACATAATTGGATTTTGCAAAACTTGGCTGCTTggtttatgttttgaaatttgtTCACCCATAATTAAtgcaaattatttttatttttatttttaaattaatcatCTGGCTTCTGCAGCCTGCGACCTGTCCGTTTGCGTCTCCTGTCGTATTAGGTATGGGAAAATTGCAAACCCTGGATCATCTTTTACAGGTGCTGCCACACTGCTTGATTAGGCCAATTATAGCACATATCTAACCCTAATTATTTTagacattttattttctttttctttttgaattgtattaaatatgattattttaaatattaacttaaatctcttaaaatatattcattttctcaattttgtacttaattttatttatctattttgtaATGTTGGTTAAAAATATTTGTTAGGCCACTTTGATCAATGAAAAAAAATGTCACAGTGGTCGATGTTGATCGACCATTGACGAGTATTGATTGATCATTGGTAGATATTGACCAATTGTTGACGGTAATTGATCAGACATTGATTTGCCATGTTATGCTATTAGAATATACCACAtgtctcttttatttttttaatattatatatattatattgattaaaaatataaaagaaatcatatataatatatataattttaaaaaaattataattattatcataaacaataaattttaagatataatTTATTGACCACACATAAATCTACATATGTTTGGAGAATGAATTGATGTGAAAAGCATAAAGAAAAAGATGCATTATTAATGGATAAATGTAAATGTTATATATTATTGATGAAGGGGGTTGAATGTAACCCTAAATTCTCAACTAAAAGCCATTATTTTGTCCAGCTAAAGAAAAGGGGGTTGAGGTTTTTATGACGATTGGATGTAGAATTAAAATCTAAATATTAGAgggaatttgaattttttttttgacaagCTTAGAAGACATGGAATTTGAATAATTGCTTTAATTATTGAGGGAACTTCTCAGCATCAACCGGAATTGTTGATAATGGTAACTATGATTCGCCAAACCCGACAACcccattttattttctcttctgaaATTAGGAGTCCACCGACGGCATCCGGTAGGCAATATGACAATCCTTTGTAAAATCAACTGTGCAAGATGTCCATTTTcatttggttattttatttaaaaggtCAAAAAGAGAGCGCTTAATTCCCAACAGCAATCAACGGTCTCCGCCGGAAattaacctttttcttttttttgggttGCCGAAAATATTTTTGTCATCTTGCTTTTCCTTTTGCCCTTTCATAAAAGTAAAAaagagttttttattttaatatcataagAAGGTTTTAAAAAACCAAGAGATGTGGACAGTGGAGACGTACGGTATGTAAGTCAAAGAGGCAAGCCTCCGCAATTACCGGCTAACAACGGTTCTATCACGACTTCTGATGGTTCTACCTAGGCAACGCGGTCACCGGCTGTCCGGGTGAGTTAGTTTTTTATCAGCCTCCCTAAGTACACCTGCCCCCCCCCCCACCAATTTTGTTCCCACTTTGACGTGGCGAAATCCATGTTAAAACATTAACGTTGGTTATAAATTGAAGGCATAGGCCATCTTCCATAAGTGGAACTCTTGCTTTGCTTTGTTGTTGGTAAAGAATGGGACACAGTCAGCCCGAAACAGTACCACCAACTTTGCTTTTATGGCCTACAAAAATATCTTTGGATA is a window of Gossypium hirsutum isolate 1008001.06 chromosome D08, Gossypium_hirsutum_v2.1, whole genome shotgun sequence DNA encoding:
- the LOC107909883 gene encoding endoglucanase 6; its protein translation is MTTNRHAYKIDPSNPGSDLAGETAAAMAAASIVFRRSNPAYSTELLRHAHQLFEFADKYRGKYDSSITVAQKYYRSISGYNDELLWAAAWLYQASNNEYYLNYLGKNGDSMGGTGWAMTEFGWDVKYAGVQTLVAKFLMQGKAGLHAPVFERYHQKAEYFMCSLIGKGGRNIQKTPGGLIFRQRWNNMQFVTSASFLATVYSDYLASSRGSLKCAAVNVAPSELLSFAKSQVDYILGDNPRATSYMVGYGNNFPRQVHHRASSIISFKVDPKFVACRQGYATWYSRKASDPNVLTGAIVGGPDAYDNFADERDNYEQTEPATYNNAPLLGILARLGGGHGGYNQLLPVVVPAPNPVVAKPKPAPKPKFTPTPATSSNPITIEQKMTTSWNAKGKTYYRYSTIVTNKSYKTLKDLKLSISKLYGPLWGLSKSGNSYGFPTWLNSLPAGKSIEFVYIHSTSPADVSVSSYNLA